The DNA sequence CGGGATTGGCGAACTGCGTCCTGTGCGCCTGGAGCGCGAGCATCCAGTCGTCGATGTAGGCCCTCACGTCCACCACGAACGTGGGGCGCATCCCGGGCGGGATGAAGTAGTAGAAGATGCTCTTCACCTGGTACGGATCCCCCTCGACCGGCGCCTTGCGCAGGTGCGCGAGATTGAATGCCTGGGACACGAGGATTCCCGTCTTCCAGTGGTCGTTGTGGCCGAGCCCGCGGCCGATGGGGAGGTCGTAATAAGGGGCGAAGATCAGCTCGGGGCGGTATTTGCGGAGCACCGCCGCGACCTTGCACCGATTTTCGAACGTGTCTTCGATCCGGTTGTCGCCCATGTCGAGGTTCTCGCGGACGTCCAGCTTGAGGATCCTCGCGGCCTCCGCGCACTCGGCGTCCCGCTCCTCGGGCGTGCCCCAGCCCATGTCGCCGCGGGTCATGTCGATGATCCCGGTCGTGTGTCCCAGATCCTTCATCTTGAGCAGCAGGCCGCCCGCGCCGATCTCGGCGTCGTCCGGGTGCGGCCCGAACACCAGCACGTCGATCTTCATTCGGAATCGGATTCCTTGGGTTTGAAGAGCTGGTCCAGCTTCGAGCGCGCGTTCGCCGCGCGATCGGTCTTCGGACCCGCCGA is a window from the Candidatus Eisenbacteria bacterium genome containing:
- a CDS encoding PIG-L family deacetylase, whose translation is MKIDVLVFGPHPDDAEIGAGGLLLKMKDLGHTTGIIDMTRGDMGWGTPEERDAECAEAARILKLDVRENLDMGDNRIEDTFENRCKVAAVLRKYRPELIFAPYYDLPIGRGLGHNDHWKTGILVSQAFNLAHLRKAPVEGDPYQVKSIFYYFIPPGMRPTFVVDVRAYIDDWMLALQAHRTQFANPDKPKPKGQVWSVVDLIRAESQVKGFQMGSLHAQSFLSTSPLRISDPMELCRFETRP